The stretch of DNA GTCATGATCTTCACTCTTGCACCATTGTTTGATGCCGTATCAGCGGCTAGGGCATCTGCAATGGTGGTAAGAGACGTTGCTGTAACTTGAATTAAAAGAAGCACCCCAATCCACAACCATAGTGGTAAATCAAACGAAACCAGCGCAAATAAAACACTTGCGGATAAGGTTGAAATCAAGAGCAGTGGGTAGCGACCTGATTTGCCATCGGTTAAGCTTCCAAATAACGGTGCTAAAAAGGGCTCAAAGCCCCAACGAAGCGCTTGCAATATACCCGCTAATGAAGAAGCGCCTATCAATAGTCCAAAGACCAAGACAACAGAACTATTGTGAATTTCAATAACATACGAGAGTGTTGATGTAACAATACCTTGGTAAATAAGCGCAAAAAACATTCCCACCCCTAAAACCGATAGTACATTTCGATGTTTCCACACTGAAAAATCTCGCTCATTTTCAGCATGTTTAGCAACCATTCCATGTGTTGTTGGTTTGATGACAGCAAAGACCACAGGTAAACAACTGAGTGTTATGAGACTAAAGACGATAGACGCGAAGGTTAAGCCATACATATCTGCTAAAAAACCTCCTGCTAGCATTCCCACTAAGCTTCCTAGCCGATACAAACCATTGTAAAGTCCCATACTTTTGCCTCTAGTTGCATCCGTTGAAAAATCTAAAATCGTAAAATATGCCCCTAGTCGCAGAAAAGTCCAAGCAATTCCCCATACAGAGCGCACAACCAGAAAGCCAATAAATCCATGTACGACACCATACGATAACGTTGTCAAAAAAGCCAAAATCACAGCAATCAAAACACCTGTGCGTGCGCTGATTTTGGTATAGAGCCATCCCACAAATGGGTTGAGAGGAAGCCTTACAAGACGATTGATAGATAAGATAATCCCCACTTGCCATAAAGACGTAAGACCTGCCTCTTCCCAATGAGTAGGTAAAACGACATAGAGCATAGAATCGCCGACTAAACACGCTGCAGTAAGAAGTGCGATGATAACGATAGGTCTTTTTTCAAACGTCTGTAGTGTTGCGGTGTTCATAAAACATCCATACTGTTTTGATTGTATAATAGCTTAAAAAGGGGAAAAGTGAAGTATTAAGTGAGATAAAATGGTCGGAGTGACAGGACTCGAACCTGCGACCTCTACCACCCCAAGGTAGCGCGCTAGCCAGGCTGCGCTACACCCCGACGCATTTAAGAATTTTGATTTTAACCAAGATAACCAAAAAGTTTTATTATAATAATAGAT from Sulfurospirillum arsenophilum NBRC 109478 encodes:
- a CDS encoding MFS transporter is translated as MNTATLQTFEKRPIVIIALLTAACLVGDSMLYVVLPTHWEEAGLTSLWQVGIILSINRLVRLPLNPFVGWLYTKISARTGVLIAVILAFLTTLSYGVVHGFIGFLVVRSVWGIAWTFLRLGAYFTILDFSTDATRGKSMGLYNGLYRLGSLVGMLAGGFLADMYGLTFASIVFSLITLSCLPVVFAVIKPTTHGMVAKHAENERDFSVWKHRNVLSVLGVGMFFALIYQGIVTSTLSYVIEIHNSSVVLVFGLLIGASSLAGILQALRWGFEPFLAPLFGSLTDGKSGRYPLLLISTLSASVLFALVSFDLPLWLWIGVLLLIQVTATSLTTIADALAADTASNNGARVKIMTTYSLLIDFGAALGPMLAYGMNQFIHPYASFWFASFVLLGTTLVCANSWLKQKRLA